Proteins co-encoded in one Gopherus evgoodei ecotype Sinaloan lineage chromosome 4, rGopEvg1_v1.p, whole genome shotgun sequence genomic window:
- the FCMR gene encoding fas apoptotic inhibitory molecule 3 isoform X3 has product MEFISMLLFLLQVSSAARRRIQVTGEAGGSITIKCPVKGISSRKFWCRELETGICGTIISTSPYISENYRNRISITEEPQEGIFQITITGLEEDDTGLYTCGTGYLNDRGSGRTLQVELNVSNGNVPPRTGMLSAEPLRRDRPIVVPAESGNKGADAQGVTQPQMINGAWAKYTSYAVPGIKFPQSMIITPADIIGSTVTNAVSGSTTKGIPKNSRTISYAHPRHTKRLLRSNYGNDVFQILIPVLLIMLLLVPSMIIIRKQLRGKKAASSETYGINLRLSALEHGHGHVPMENIYSVLPRRLQGADRNSSHVPCDSYHCRVDL; this is encoded by the exons ATGGAGTTCATCAGTATGTTACTTTTCTTGCTACAAG TTTCAAGTGCAGCAAGACGACGCATTCAAGTGACTGGTGAGGCTGGAGGATCCATCACCATAAAGTGTCCTGTGAAGGGCATTTCCAGTCGAAAATTCTGGTGCAGGGAGCTCGAGACAGGGATCTGTGGCACCATCATCTCCACCTCACCATACATCAGTGAGAATTACAGGaatagaatctccatcactgaggaGCCTCAGGAAGGAATATTTCAAATTacaatcacaggactggaagaggATGACACTGGGCTGTACACGTGTGGGACAGGATATCTAAATGACAGAGGCAGTGGAAGGACCCTCCAAGTGGAGCTGAATGTTTCTAACG GGAATGTTCCACCCAGAACGGGCATGTTGTCTGCTGAACCTCTGAGACGTGACAGACCTATTGTGGTACCAGCAGAGTCTGGCAACAAAGGTGCTGACGCTCAAG GAGTCACACAACCACAGATGATTAATGGAGCATGGGCAAAATATACCTCCTATGCTGTGCCTGGCATCAAATTCCCCCAAAGTATGATAATCACACCTGCAGACATAATTGGCAGCACTGTTACCAATGCAGTGTCTGGAAGTACAacaaaggggattccaaagaatTCCAGGACAATCAGCTATGCACATCCCAGGCATACAAAGCG ACTCTTGAGAAGCAATTATGGGAATGATGTCTTTCAAATCCTGATACCAGTTCTCCTGATAATGCTGCTGCTTGTGCCATCTATGATAATTATTAGAAAACAGCTACGAGGGAAGAAAG CAGCTTCCAGTGAAACCTATGGAATAAATCTGAGGCTGAGTGCACTCGAACATGGCCACGGGCACGTTCCAATGGAAAATATCTACAGCGTGTTACCCCGCAGGCTTCAGGGAGCTGACAGGAACA
- the FCMR gene encoding fas apoptotic inhibitory molecule 3 isoform X2 yields MEFISMLLFLLQVSSAARRRIQVTGEAGGSITIKCPVKGISSRKFWCRELETGICGTIISTSPYISENYRNRISITEEPQEGIFQITITGLEEDDTGLYTCGTGYLNDRGSGRTLQVELNVSNGNVPPRTGMLSAEPLRRDRPIVVPAESGNKGADAQGVTQPQMINGAWAKYTSYAVPGIKFPQSMIITPADIIGSTVTNAVSGSTTKGIPKNSRTISYAHPRHTKRLLRSNYGNDVFQILIPVLLIMLLLVPSMIIIRKQLRGKKASSETYGINLRLSALEHGHGHVPMENIYSVLPRRLQGADRNSLAIQRIFPSFQNPVIVTSSWQEGNMPVG; encoded by the exons ATGGAGTTCATCAGTATGTTACTTTTCTTGCTACAAG TTTCAAGTGCAGCAAGACGACGCATTCAAGTGACTGGTGAGGCTGGAGGATCCATCACCATAAAGTGTCCTGTGAAGGGCATTTCCAGTCGAAAATTCTGGTGCAGGGAGCTCGAGACAGGGATCTGTGGCACCATCATCTCCACCTCACCATACATCAGTGAGAATTACAGGaatagaatctccatcactgaggaGCCTCAGGAAGGAATATTTCAAATTacaatcacaggactggaagaggATGACACTGGGCTGTACACGTGTGGGACAGGATATCTAAATGACAGAGGCAGTGGAAGGACCCTCCAAGTGGAGCTGAATGTTTCTAACG GGAATGTTCCACCCAGAACGGGCATGTTGTCTGCTGAACCTCTGAGACGTGACAGACCTATTGTGGTACCAGCAGAGTCTGGCAACAAAGGTGCTGACGCTCAAG GAGTCACACAACCACAGATGATTAATGGAGCATGGGCAAAATATACCTCCTATGCTGTGCCTGGCATCAAATTCCCCCAAAGTATGATAATCACACCTGCAGACATAATTGGCAGCACTGTTACCAATGCAGTGTCTGGAAGTACAacaaaggggattccaaagaatTCCAGGACAATCAGCTATGCACATCCCAGGCATACAAAGCG ACTCTTGAGAAGCAATTATGGGAATGATGTCTTTCAAATCCTGATACCAGTTCTCCTGATAATGCTGCTGCTTGTGCCATCTATGATAATTATTAGAAAACAGCTACGAGGGAAGAAAG CTTCCAGTGAAACCTATGGAATAAATCTGAGGCTGAGTGCACTCGAACATGGCCACGGGCACGTTCCAATGGAAAATATCTACAGCGTGTTACCCCGCAGGCTTCAGGGAGCTGACAGGAACA
- the FCMR gene encoding fas apoptotic inhibitory molecule 3 isoform X1: MEFISMLLFLLQVSSAARRRIQVTGEAGGSITIKCPVKGISSRKFWCRELETGICGTIISTSPYISENYRNRISITEEPQEGIFQITITGLEEDDTGLYTCGTGYLNDRGSGRTLQVELNVSNGNVPPRTGMLSAEPLRRDRPIVVPAESGNKGADAQGVTQPQMINGAWAKYTSYAVPGIKFPQSMIITPADIIGSTVTNAVSGSTTKGIPKNSRTISYAHPRHTKRLLRSNYGNDVFQILIPVLLIMLLLVPSMIIIRKQLRGKKAASSETYGINLRLSALEHGHGHVPMENIYSVLPRRLQGADRNSLAIQRIFPSFQNPVIVTSSWQEGNMPVG, encoded by the exons ATGGAGTTCATCAGTATGTTACTTTTCTTGCTACAAG TTTCAAGTGCAGCAAGACGACGCATTCAAGTGACTGGTGAGGCTGGAGGATCCATCACCATAAAGTGTCCTGTGAAGGGCATTTCCAGTCGAAAATTCTGGTGCAGGGAGCTCGAGACAGGGATCTGTGGCACCATCATCTCCACCTCACCATACATCAGTGAGAATTACAGGaatagaatctccatcactgaggaGCCTCAGGAAGGAATATTTCAAATTacaatcacaggactggaagaggATGACACTGGGCTGTACACGTGTGGGACAGGATATCTAAATGACAGAGGCAGTGGAAGGACCCTCCAAGTGGAGCTGAATGTTTCTAACG GGAATGTTCCACCCAGAACGGGCATGTTGTCTGCTGAACCTCTGAGACGTGACAGACCTATTGTGGTACCAGCAGAGTCTGGCAACAAAGGTGCTGACGCTCAAG GAGTCACACAACCACAGATGATTAATGGAGCATGGGCAAAATATACCTCCTATGCTGTGCCTGGCATCAAATTCCCCCAAAGTATGATAATCACACCTGCAGACATAATTGGCAGCACTGTTACCAATGCAGTGTCTGGAAGTACAacaaaggggattccaaagaatTCCAGGACAATCAGCTATGCACATCCCAGGCATACAAAGCG ACTCTTGAGAAGCAATTATGGGAATGATGTCTTTCAAATCCTGATACCAGTTCTCCTGATAATGCTGCTGCTTGTGCCATCTATGATAATTATTAGAAAACAGCTACGAGGGAAGAAAG CAGCTTCCAGTGAAACCTATGGAATAAATCTGAGGCTGAGTGCACTCGAACATGGCCACGGGCACGTTCCAATGGAAAATATCTACAGCGTGTTACCCCGCAGGCTTCAGGGAGCTGACAGGAACA
- the FCMR gene encoding fas apoptotic inhibitory molecule 3 isoform X4 yields MEFISMLLFLLQVSSAARRRIQVTGEAGGSITIKCPVKGISSRKFWCRELETGICGTIISTSPYISENYRNRISITEEPQEGIFQITITGLEEDDTGLYTCGTGYLNDRGSGRTLQVELNVSNGNVPPRTGMLSAEPLRRDRPIVVPAESGNKGADAQGVTQPQMINGAWAKYTSYAVPGIKFPQSMIITPADIIGSTVTNAVSGSTTKGIPKNSRTISYAHPRHTKRLLRSNYGNDVFQILIPVLLIMLLLVPSMIIIRKQLRGKKGSHVPCDSYHCRVDL; encoded by the exons ATGGAGTTCATCAGTATGTTACTTTTCTTGCTACAAG TTTCAAGTGCAGCAAGACGACGCATTCAAGTGACTGGTGAGGCTGGAGGATCCATCACCATAAAGTGTCCTGTGAAGGGCATTTCCAGTCGAAAATTCTGGTGCAGGGAGCTCGAGACAGGGATCTGTGGCACCATCATCTCCACCTCACCATACATCAGTGAGAATTACAGGaatagaatctccatcactgaggaGCCTCAGGAAGGAATATTTCAAATTacaatcacaggactggaagaggATGACACTGGGCTGTACACGTGTGGGACAGGATATCTAAATGACAGAGGCAGTGGAAGGACCCTCCAAGTGGAGCTGAATGTTTCTAACG GGAATGTTCCACCCAGAACGGGCATGTTGTCTGCTGAACCTCTGAGACGTGACAGACCTATTGTGGTACCAGCAGAGTCTGGCAACAAAGGTGCTGACGCTCAAG GAGTCACACAACCACAGATGATTAATGGAGCATGGGCAAAATATACCTCCTATGCTGTGCCTGGCATCAAATTCCCCCAAAGTATGATAATCACACCTGCAGACATAATTGGCAGCACTGTTACCAATGCAGTGTCTGGAAGTACAacaaaggggattccaaagaatTCCAGGACAATCAGCTATGCACATCCCAGGCATACAAAGCG ACTCTTGAGAAGCAATTATGGGAATGATGTCTTTCAAATCCTGATACCAGTTCTCCTGATAATGCTGCTGCTTGTGCCATCTATGATAATTATTAGAAAACAGCTACGAGGGAAGAAAG
- the LOC115650958 gene encoding small nuclear ribonucleoprotein F-like, with the protein MLYLPANSAASNFCFYCCLGPGHVTVSLPLNPKPLLNGLTGKPVMVKLKWGVEYKGYLVSVDGYMNMQLANTEEYIDGALSGHLDEVLIRCNNILYIRGVEEEDGEMKE; encoded by the coding sequence ATGCTCTACCTGCCTGCTAACAGTGCTGcaagtaatttttgtttttactgctgCCTTGGGCCAGGCCACGTTACTGTGAGCTTGCCCCTGAACCCCAAGCCCTTGCTGAATGGGCTGACGGGGAAGCCGGTGATGGTGAAGCTGAAGTGGGGGGTGGAGTACAAGGGCTATCTGGTGTCTGTCGACGGCTACATGAACATGCAGCTTGCAAACACAGAAGAATACATAGATGGTGCATTGTCAGGACACCTTGATGAAGTTTTGATAAGATGTAACAACATCCTGTACATCAGAGGAGTAGAAGAAGAAGATGGAGAAATGAAAGAATAA
- the PIGR gene encoding polymeric immunoglobulin receptor isoform X2: MTFLVFVFLLSFLHAESAISSSNPIFGPRQVTGLLGGSVTVKCYYPRTSVNRHDRKYWCKESRSQCVTIISSSGYTAQDFSGRATITDFPEQGIFTIEISKLVEKDTSFYKCGIGLNDRGLSFKVKLDVSKGPNVPEEAELYYIELGGSVTINCVFGTEYGSERKYMCRMGKTGCSNVIDTYGNVNENYKGRVLLSLQEPAGSFSLYMTQLRKEDSGVYLCGAGIYGEKGESKELDIHVYQETSVPQGPHVINGVIGGSVSVECHYDPRGNYTLKYWCKWRKNGCNQLITNLATMIDSYEGRIVLHDNPENGTFTVIMNQLTAEDAGYYWCITDGETERKSTKELKIIDGQPGLTGAKEIDAVIGTRVTIPCSYPCKYYSYQKYWCKWHNTGCQSLISSEQNQTGLVVNCDKEKRTLYLTFDQVIQTDQGWYWCGVSHSGHYGETMAVYLTVNGDAIPLDAKSEDASMSNTGSENGIVPRNKDGVIDDNSSPSSQEHDSSKVILSVLLPIAVVCLLLATVFVVVKFRLLKRTDLVSVGSYRTNISMSEFENSRDYGAKDNMGINDAQETQLGGVDEFITTPGNAEGAEEPRKVKRGSKEEADIAYSTFLLQANKVAQGEA, from the exons ATGACTTTCTTGGTGTTCGTCTTCTTGCTCTCCTTCCTCCACGCTGAGTCTGCAA TTTCAAGTTCAAACCCCATATTCGGACCAAGGCAGGTGACCGGTTTGCTGGGAGGATCAGTTACTGTGAAATGCTACTACCCTCGCACCAGTGTGAACCGACATGACAGAAAGTACTGGTGCAAGGAATCAAGATCGCAATGTGTGACCATCATTTCTTCCAGTGGCTACACTGCTCAAGACTTCTCTGGCAGAGCAACAATCACAGACTTCCCAGAGCAAGGCATCTTCACCATTGAGATCTCGAAGCTAGTGGAAAAGGACACCAGCTTTTATAAATGTGGCATTGGTCTCAATGATAGAGGACTTTCCTTCAAAGTCAAGCTGGATGTTTCAAAGG GTCCAAATGTGCCCGAAGAAGCTGAACTCTATTACATTGAGCTGGGAGGTTCTGTGACCATCAACTGCGTGTTTGGCACGGAATATGGTAGTGAGAGGAAGTACATGTGCAGAATGGGGAAAACAGGCTGCTCTAATGTCATCGACACCTACGGGAATGTTAACGAAAACTACAAAGGGAGAGTTTTGCTGAGCCTTCAGGAGCCTGCTGGGTCATTCAGCCTCTATATGACTCAGCTGAGGAAGGAAGATTCAGGTGTATATTTGTGTGGGGCTGGGATTTACGGAGAGAAAGGAGAATCCAAGGAACTGGATATTCATGTCTACCAAG AAACATCTGTCCCCCAGGGACCACACGTAATAAATGGTGTCATAGGAGGTTCGGTATCTGTCGAATGCCACTATGATCCACGAGGGAATTACACACTCAAGTACTGGTGCAAATGGAGGAAGAATGGGTGCAATCAGTTAATAACCAACCTTGCGACTATGATAGATTCATATGAAGGAAGGATAGTCCTGCATGATAACCCAGAAAACGGAACATTCACAGTAATAATGAACCAGCTGACAGCAGAGGATGCAGGATATTACTGGTGTATAACGGATGGCGAAACGGAAAGGAAATCTACGAAGGAGCTGAAGATTATAGATG GGCAACCTGGTTTAACAGGAGCAAAAGAGATTGATGCAGTCATTGGTACACGGGTCACTATACCTTGCTCTTATCCATGCAAATATTATTCTTACCAGAAATATTGGTGCAAGTGGCATAACACTGGCTGCCAAAGTCTCATCTCCTCTGAGCAAAACCAGACCGGCCTGGTTGTCAACTGTGACAAGGAGAAGAGAACACTCTACCTAACTTTCGACCAAGTAATACAGACAGACCAAGGGTGGTATTGGTGTGGAGTGAGCCATTCTGGTCACTATGGGGAAACCATGGCAGTGTACCTGACAGTAAATGGAG ATGCAATCCCTCTCGATGCAAAATCTGAAGATGCTTCTATGTCCAACACAGGCTCTGAAAATGGTATTGTTCCCCGAAACAAAGACGGGGTCATAGATGACAACTCTTCACCAAG CTCTCAGGAACATGACAGCTCTAAGGTGATTCTCTCAGTCCTGCTCCCCATTGCTGTTGTGTGTCTGCTCCTTGCTACAGTCTTTGTGGTTGTTAAATTTAGGCTCCTGAAGCGCACAG ATTTGGTTTCGGTTGGAAGCTACAGAACAAATATTAGCATGTCAGAGTTTGAGAATTCTAGAGATTATGGAGCAAAGGACAACATGGGCATAAATGATGCTCAGGAGACCCAGCTAGGAGGAGTGGATG AATTTATAACTACCCCTGGCAATGCTGAAGGTGCAGAAGAACCACGGAAGGTGAAAAGG GGCTCCAAGGAGGAAGCGGATATTGCTTACAGCACATTCCTGCTTCAAGCCAacaaagtagcccagggagaggCTTAG
- the PIGR gene encoding polymeric immunoglobulin receptor isoform X1, with the protein MTFLVFVFLLSFLHAESASISSSNPIFGPRQVTGLLGGSVTVKCYYPRTSVNRHDRKYWCKESRSQCVTIISSSGYTAQDFSGRATITDFPEQGIFTIEISKLVEKDTSFYKCGIGLNDRGLSFKVKLDVSKGPNVPEEAELYYIELGGSVTINCVFGTEYGSERKYMCRMGKTGCSNVIDTYGNVNENYKGRVLLSLQEPAGSFSLYMTQLRKEDSGVYLCGAGIYGEKGESKELDIHVYQETSVPQGPHVINGVIGGSVSVECHYDPRGNYTLKYWCKWRKNGCNQLITNLATMIDSYEGRIVLHDNPENGTFTVIMNQLTAEDAGYYWCITDGETERKSTKELKIIDGQPGLTGAKEIDAVIGTRVTIPCSYPCKYYSYQKYWCKWHNTGCQSLISSEQNQTGLVVNCDKEKRTLYLTFDQVIQTDQGWYWCGVSHSGHYGETMAVYLTVNGDAIPLDAKSEDASMSNTGSENGIVPRNKDGVIDDNSSPSSQEHDSSKVILSVLLPIAVVCLLLATVFVVVKFRLLKRTDLVSVGSYRTNISMSEFENSRDYGAKDNMGINDAQETQLGGVDEFITTPGNAEGAEEPRKVKRGSKEEADIAYSTFLLQANKVAQGEA; encoded by the exons ATGACTTTCTTGGTGTTCGTCTTCTTGCTCTCCTTCCTCCACGCTGAGTCTGCAAGTA TTTCAAGTTCAAACCCCATATTCGGACCAAGGCAGGTGACCGGTTTGCTGGGAGGATCAGTTACTGTGAAATGCTACTACCCTCGCACCAGTGTGAACCGACATGACAGAAAGTACTGGTGCAAGGAATCAAGATCGCAATGTGTGACCATCATTTCTTCCAGTGGCTACACTGCTCAAGACTTCTCTGGCAGAGCAACAATCACAGACTTCCCAGAGCAAGGCATCTTCACCATTGAGATCTCGAAGCTAGTGGAAAAGGACACCAGCTTTTATAAATGTGGCATTGGTCTCAATGATAGAGGACTTTCCTTCAAAGTCAAGCTGGATGTTTCAAAGG GTCCAAATGTGCCCGAAGAAGCTGAACTCTATTACATTGAGCTGGGAGGTTCTGTGACCATCAACTGCGTGTTTGGCACGGAATATGGTAGTGAGAGGAAGTACATGTGCAGAATGGGGAAAACAGGCTGCTCTAATGTCATCGACACCTACGGGAATGTTAACGAAAACTACAAAGGGAGAGTTTTGCTGAGCCTTCAGGAGCCTGCTGGGTCATTCAGCCTCTATATGACTCAGCTGAGGAAGGAAGATTCAGGTGTATATTTGTGTGGGGCTGGGATTTACGGAGAGAAAGGAGAATCCAAGGAACTGGATATTCATGTCTACCAAG AAACATCTGTCCCCCAGGGACCACACGTAATAAATGGTGTCATAGGAGGTTCGGTATCTGTCGAATGCCACTATGATCCACGAGGGAATTACACACTCAAGTACTGGTGCAAATGGAGGAAGAATGGGTGCAATCAGTTAATAACCAACCTTGCGACTATGATAGATTCATATGAAGGAAGGATAGTCCTGCATGATAACCCAGAAAACGGAACATTCACAGTAATAATGAACCAGCTGACAGCAGAGGATGCAGGATATTACTGGTGTATAACGGATGGCGAAACGGAAAGGAAATCTACGAAGGAGCTGAAGATTATAGATG GGCAACCTGGTTTAACAGGAGCAAAAGAGATTGATGCAGTCATTGGTACACGGGTCACTATACCTTGCTCTTATCCATGCAAATATTATTCTTACCAGAAATATTGGTGCAAGTGGCATAACACTGGCTGCCAAAGTCTCATCTCCTCTGAGCAAAACCAGACCGGCCTGGTTGTCAACTGTGACAAGGAGAAGAGAACACTCTACCTAACTTTCGACCAAGTAATACAGACAGACCAAGGGTGGTATTGGTGTGGAGTGAGCCATTCTGGTCACTATGGGGAAACCATGGCAGTGTACCTGACAGTAAATGGAG ATGCAATCCCTCTCGATGCAAAATCTGAAGATGCTTCTATGTCCAACACAGGCTCTGAAAATGGTATTGTTCCCCGAAACAAAGACGGGGTCATAGATGACAACTCTTCACCAAG CTCTCAGGAACATGACAGCTCTAAGGTGATTCTCTCAGTCCTGCTCCCCATTGCTGTTGTGTGTCTGCTCCTTGCTACAGTCTTTGTGGTTGTTAAATTTAGGCTCCTGAAGCGCACAG ATTTGGTTTCGGTTGGAAGCTACAGAACAAATATTAGCATGTCAGAGTTTGAGAATTCTAGAGATTATGGAGCAAAGGACAACATGGGCATAAATGATGCTCAGGAGACCCAGCTAGGAGGAGTGGATG AATTTATAACTACCCCTGGCAATGCTGAAGGTGCAGAAGAACCACGGAAGGTGAAAAGG GGCTCCAAGGAGGAAGCGGATATTGCTTACAGCACATTCCTGCTTCAAGCCAacaaagtagcccagggagaggCTTAG